A region of Paenibacillus sp. 37 DNA encodes the following proteins:
- a CDS encoding helix-turn-helix domain-containing protein: protein MQSIYERIEHLIAERGMTKKAFCQQLKISTGNLGDWKRGKSIPSTNKLIEIASFFDVSLDWLMIGRPSKEAMVREKREDYFFDVLRQLNCQESELSTVEQSFISEYIEFTRYRKSKESKDAGDYRYKPENKSENDSEENEA, encoded by the coding sequence ATGCAGTCGATCTATGAGCGAATTGAACACCTGATTGCCGAACGAGGAATGACCAAGAAGGCTTTCTGCCAACAGCTGAAGATTAGCACAGGCAATCTGGGTGATTGGAAACGTGGCAAGTCTATTCCGAGTACGAATAAACTAATTGAGATTGCTTCGTTTTTTGATGTGAGCCTCGACTGGCTCATGATTGGACGTCCATCGAAGGAAGCGATGGTTCGGGAAAAACGGGAGGATTATTTTTTTGACGTTTTGCGGCAATTGAATTGCCAAGAAAGTGAATTATCGACTGTGGAACAGTCTTTTATCAGCGAATATATTGAGTTCACCCGTTACCGCAAATCGAAGGAAAGTAAGGATGCAGGCGACTATCGCTACAAACCTGAGAACAAATCAGAGAACGATTCTGAGGAAAACGAAGCGTAA
- the urtD gene encoding urea ABC transporter ATP-binding protein UrtD produces the protein MSKSLGKKLKSTEESAVLVAEDITVAFGGFVAVKGMNLKLHEHDLHFLIGPNGAGKTTMLDVICGKTKPMSGSVKMADGTELTRLKEHQIVRKGVGRKFQAPSIFAGLTVQENLTLAAETRRSPLQAIGIRRYGKMSAAMEHVILQISLQDRVDARAGALSHGEKQWLEIGMLLLQEPRVLLLDEPAAGMTDEETHKTGRLLQEIARERSVVVVEHDMEFVREFAAKVTVMHEGKLLKEGTMAEVQADPKVAEVYLGKRRDDHAVAATN, from the coding sequence ATGTCCAAGTCACTCGGGAAAAAACTAAAGTCTACTGAGGAATCAGCGGTGTTGGTAGCCGAGGATATTACGGTGGCCTTTGGTGGGTTCGTTGCTGTCAAAGGCATGAATCTGAAGCTGCATGAACATGATCTGCATTTTCTAATCGGACCCAATGGTGCAGGGAAAACAACGATGCTGGATGTGATATGTGGCAAAACAAAACCTATGTCCGGCTCGGTGAAGATGGCGGATGGCACGGAATTAACACGACTGAAGGAGCACCAGATTGTTCGCAAAGGTGTGGGACGCAAATTCCAGGCGCCATCGATCTTTGCAGGTCTGACGGTGCAGGAGAATCTGACGCTGGCGGCGGAGACTCGCCGTTCTCCATTGCAAGCCATCGGTATTCGTCGATATGGGAAAATGAGTGCTGCCATGGAGCATGTTATCCTCCAGATTAGTCTGCAAGATCGCGTTGATGCTCGTGCAGGAGCATTATCGCATGGGGAGAAGCAGTGGCTGGAGATTGGCATGTTGCTTCTGCAGGAGCCGCGGGTGTTGTTGCTGGACGAACCAGCCGCAGGCATGACGGATGAAGAAACGCACAAGACCGGGCGACTTCTGCAAGAGATTGCGCGTGAACGCTCGGTTGTGGTCGTGGAGCATGATATGGAGTTTGTGCGAGAGTTCGCGGCCAAGGTAACAGTGATGCATGAAGGGAAACTGCTGAAGGAAGGTACGATGGCGGAGGTACAGGCAGATCCGAAAGTGGCAGAAGTGTATCTGGGCAAAAGGAGGGATGACCATGCTGTCGCTGCAACGAATTGA
- a CDS encoding DeoR/GlpR family DNA-binding transcription regulator: MFQEERMQLIVEHLHKHNRISADDIVTLFDVSRDTARRDLIKLEEQDAIIRTRGGAILPPPPQKFRSYKDRLLDVSEEKRAIGKLAAAIVRQGEIIILDSSTTVQACAENLDGKSCTVITNSIHSADLLSNHTAVQIRLLGGKVDKEQRYVYGTSVIETLSHYYVDKAFIGIGGITMDGFSASEEEGKIKHQMMKAAKKVIVLADQSKFDRRYGYRFADWSLVDVLITDQWPTKEWLVFLAEQQVEILIPEPTDDKEL; this comes from the coding sequence TTGTTTCAAGAAGAACGAATGCAGCTCATTGTTGAACATCTTCACAAACACAATCGCATCTCAGCTGATGATATTGTCACTTTGTTTGATGTATCACGAGATACTGCTCGCAGGGATCTGATCAAGCTTGAGGAACAGGATGCCATTATCCGAACACGTGGCGGTGCAATTCTCCCCCCTCCTCCGCAAAAGTTCAGATCCTACAAAGACCGTTTACTCGATGTATCTGAGGAAAAAAGAGCCATTGGCAAACTCGCGGCCGCTATTGTAAGACAAGGCGAGATCATTATTCTGGATTCTTCCACGACCGTGCAGGCCTGTGCCGAGAACTTAGACGGCAAATCCTGTACCGTCATTACCAATTCGATTCATTCCGCTGATCTTCTCTCCAATCACACGGCTGTCCAGATTCGTTTGCTCGGTGGCAAAGTGGATAAGGAACAACGCTATGTCTATGGTACCTCTGTGATCGAGACACTCTCCCACTATTATGTAGATAAAGCCTTTATCGGAATTGGCGGTATCACCATGGACGGCTTCAGTGCTTCCGAAGAGGAAGGTAAAATTAAACACCAAATGATGAAAGCTGCCAAGAAAGTCATTGTTCTTGCAGATCAATCCAAATTTGATAGACGTTATGGTTATCGTTTTGCCGACTGGTCATTGGTGGATGTATTGATTACGGACCAATGGCCAACCAAAGAATGGCTTGTTTTTCTAGCCGAACAACAGGTTGAGATTCTCATTCCTGAACCTACAGATGATAAGGAGTTGTAA
- a CDS encoding urease accessory protein UreD: protein MNRNESAGAPVTRRSELRATFAFQGDRTVMTDRYYSAPLRFSRSFRPAGGGSELCVYTSDVSPGVLNGDHYHSEWELGEGTHVMLSSTSATRLHPTPSLPSSVNHHFLLGKGATLEYFPECVIPFKGSSSSLAVTFELEEQAILAYADIWSAGRIHRGEAFQFERYRSLTEIWQGEQLAVWDRFGLEPDTDDPKQSASLLHYTHTAALWMIAPGLGTAELERVRSVLPPDGRMLAGASLLATGGIGVRLLGMAAWELQEQCLHIWNTLRPHLLGKETLVFRK from the coding sequence ATGAATCGGAATGAAAGTGCAGGTGCGCCCGTCACACGCCGCAGCGAGCTTCGGGCCACCTTTGCCTTTCAAGGTGACCGGACGGTCATGACTGATCGTTATTACAGCGCACCGCTCCGGTTTAGCCGATCCTTTCGACCTGCCGGAGGCGGAAGCGAATTATGTGTGTACACGTCAGACGTCTCTCCCGGAGTCCTTAACGGGGATCATTATCATTCCGAGTGGGAATTAGGTGAAGGCACGCATGTCATGCTGAGCAGTACATCAGCGACCAGGCTTCATCCTACACCTTCCCTTCCCTCATCCGTTAATCATCACTTTCTGTTGGGAAAAGGAGCCACGCTGGAATACTTCCCGGAATGCGTCATTCCCTTCAAGGGAAGTTCTTCTTCACTCGCTGTAACCTTTGAGCTGGAAGAACAGGCCATTCTTGCCTATGCAGATATCTGGTCTGCCGGACGGATTCATCGGGGAGAAGCGTTCCAGTTCGAACGCTACCGCAGCTTGACGGAGATATGGCAAGGAGAGCAACTGGCTGTCTGGGATCGATTCGGACTCGAACCGGATACCGATGACCCCAAACAATCAGCGTCTCTCCTTCACTACACACATACTGCTGCGTTATGGATGATCGCCCCAGGGCTCGGTACTGCGGAGTTGGAGCGAGTCCGATCCGTGCTGCCACCCGATGGACGAATGCTCGCAGGTGCAAGTTTGCTGGCAACCGGAGGCATCGGCGTTCGACTCCTTGGCATGGCAGCTTGGGAGCTTCAGGAGCAGTGTCTTCATATCTGGAACACACTCCGCCCCCATCTGCTGGGCAAAGAAACTCTTGTCTTTCGCAAATAA
- the urtB gene encoding urea ABC transporter permease subunit UrtB, whose product MDMFILQMFNGLSISSILLLIALGLAVTFGLMNVINMAHGELIMIGAYATYVTQNLFMSYAPAAWFGAYFVVALPIAFIVAALIGWLLEVVLIRHLYGRPLDSLLATWGVGMMLQQLARTIFGAPNVGVSSPAWLNGGLAISDGIVFPYKRIFIIALVAVVLLCMYLYIYRTSSGRRMRAVMQNRSMAGCLGISTRRVDGMTFAIGSGIAGIAGCALTLIGPIGPSLGTYYIVDAFMVVVLGGVGKLVGTVCGALGIGMFNTLFETYTSASIGKVLVFVCIVAFLQWKPRGLVAMRTRSLD is encoded by the coding sequence ATGGATATGTTTATCCTGCAGATGTTCAATGGTCTGAGTATTAGTTCAATTCTGTTGTTGATTGCACTCGGTCTGGCGGTAACGTTTGGGTTGATGAATGTCATCAATATGGCTCACGGTGAACTGATCATGATCGGTGCATATGCAACGTATGTAACACAAAATTTGTTCATGTCCTATGCTCCAGCAGCGTGGTTTGGTGCCTATTTTGTTGTGGCTCTGCCGATTGCGTTCATTGTAGCGGCTCTGATTGGCTGGTTGCTTGAAGTGGTGTTGATCCGGCATCTGTATGGCAGGCCGCTTGATAGTTTGCTTGCGACATGGGGTGTAGGCATGATGCTGCAACAACTGGCCCGTACGATATTCGGAGCACCCAATGTGGGAGTATCCAGTCCGGCTTGGCTCAACGGGGGATTGGCGATCTCGGATGGCATTGTATTTCCGTACAAGCGAATTTTCATTATCGCATTAGTTGCGGTTGTGCTGCTGTGTATGTATCTCTATATCTATCGAACATCATCCGGAAGACGAATGAGGGCTGTAATGCAGAATCGGAGTATGGCAGGGTGCCTTGGAATTTCGACCCGGCGGGTGGATGGCATGACCTTTGCGATTGGTTCGGGCATTGCCGGAATTGCTGGTTGTGCATTAACGCTCATTGGTCCGATTGGCCCTTCACTTGGTACGTATTATATTGTGGATGCATTCATGGTCGTTGTTCTGGGTGGCGTAGGGAAATTGGTTGGAACTGTGTGTGGTGCACTGGGAATTGGGATGTTTAACACGCTGTTCGAAACCTATACCTCTGCCTCCATTGGCAAGGTGCTGGTATTTGTATGTATCGTTGCTTTTTTGCAATGGAAACCACGTGGCTTGGTCGCAATGCGTACACGGAGTCTCGATTAA
- the urtC gene encoding urea ABC transporter permease subunit UrtC: MSALLKTGSLKMRIIWAVVLIMMCLAPLISTEFRLSLLAKFLALAILAIGLDLIWGYGGVLSLGHGVFFGLGGYAMAMYLKLQASGATLPDFMGWSGLSGLPWFWEPFRSFPVALLLGIVLPALLAFALGWFTFRNRITGVYFTILTQALVLITVTLFVGKQEWTGGTNGITGYNSIFGFTLHSAGTTIALYYITLAVLVIAYMLCRRMVNSRFGQVLEAARDGENRVRFLGYDPAGYKTLAFAFSGALAGIAGMLFVLQVGIISPSMMGIVPSIEMVLWVALGGRGTLIGAVIGAVVLNAAKTGISEAYPEGWLFVIGGLFVTVVLFMPNGIVGVYRHVVRLLKRRGESAHVQVTREKTKVY, encoded by the coding sequence ATGTCCGCTTTACTCAAGACTGGCAGTCTGAAAATGAGGATTATCTGGGCGGTTGTACTGATCATGATGTGTCTTGCTCCACTGATCTCCACGGAGTTTCGTCTGAGTCTGTTAGCCAAGTTTTTGGCGCTGGCAATCCTGGCCATTGGTCTCGATCTGATCTGGGGATATGGGGGTGTGTTGAGTCTTGGGCATGGAGTGTTCTTCGGTCTGGGTGGGTACGCGATGGCGATGTATCTGAAGCTTCAGGCCAGTGGAGCAACGCTCCCTGACTTCATGGGATGGAGTGGCCTCAGTGGTCTGCCGTGGTTCTGGGAACCGTTTCGCTCTTTCCCGGTGGCGCTGTTATTGGGGATAGTCCTTCCGGCATTACTTGCCTTTGCGCTGGGATGGTTTACGTTCCGTAACCGGATCACCGGTGTTTATTTTACCATCCTGACTCAAGCCTTGGTTCTTATTACAGTAACGCTCTTTGTTGGCAAACAGGAATGGACGGGTGGAACAAATGGCATTACCGGATATAATTCGATCTTTGGTTTTACACTTCATTCCGCTGGAACGACGATTGCTCTCTACTATATAACGCTTGCTGTCCTGGTGATCGCTTATATGCTCTGTCGTCGAATGGTGAATAGTCGGTTCGGTCAAGTGCTCGAAGCTGCGCGTGATGGAGAGAATCGGGTGCGATTCCTCGGATATGATCCGGCGGGATATAAAACGCTGGCTTTTGCTTTTTCCGGTGCGCTTGCAGGCATCGCGGGCATGTTGTTTGTTCTTCAGGTGGGTATTATCTCGCCATCGATGATGGGGATTGTGCCCTCCATTGAGATGGTCCTGTGGGTTGCGTTGGGTGGTCGCGGTACGCTTATTGGAGCGGTCATCGGAGCGGTGGTGCTGAATGCAGCCAAAACAGGCATAAGTGAGGCTTATCCCGAAGGGTGGCTGTTTGTCATTGGTGGGCTCTTTGTAACGGTAGTTTTGTTCATGCCAAACGGTATTGTAGGTGTGTATCGTCATGTCGTTCGCTTGCTGAAGCGGAGAGGAGAGAGTGCGCATGTCCAAGTCACTCGGGAAAAAACTAAAGTCTACTGA
- a CDS encoding urease accessory protein UreF, giving the protein MKSGTKLLRYVQLLDSALPIGGFSHSFGLEAYTHDGTVQNTAQLEQFIRSQLHSSLVRLDGLAIKGVYLAIKQQDAALLALYDKRVHAQRSPRELRESGHKMGKRLLKLARSLYPWMDFSLIDEAIREYGAYCGITTIHGYINYQLEIELDEAVTGHLYTSVNAYVNSALRLLPIGQTEAQMLIQKLLDDIEAEWALMRDNDPEDMHSFGIAQEIYAMRHETLPARLFMS; this is encoded by the coding sequence ATGAAGAGTGGCACAAAGCTACTCCGTTATGTTCAGCTGCTGGATTCAGCCCTGCCCATCGGTGGTTTCTCCCATTCCTTCGGTCTGGAAGCTTACACGCATGATGGCACCGTGCAAAATACCGCGCAGCTTGAACAGTTTATTCGTAGCCAGCTTCATTCCAGTCTTGTACGACTAGATGGTCTTGCCATCAAAGGCGTCTATCTGGCGATAAAACAGCAAGATGCCGCTCTACTTGCCCTGTATGATAAACGTGTCCACGCCCAGCGCTCCCCTCGGGAACTCAGGGAAAGCGGCCACAAAATGGGAAAGCGACTGCTCAAGCTGGCCCGCTCACTCTATCCATGGATGGACTTTTCCCTGATTGATGAGGCCATCCGGGAATACGGCGCGTATTGCGGCATCACGACCATTCACGGTTATATCAACTATCAATTGGAGATTGAATTGGATGAAGCCGTTACCGGGCATCTGTATACCTCGGTGAACGCTTATGTGAACAGCGCACTTCGCCTGCTGCCCATCGGACAAACCGAAGCACAGATGTTGATTCAGAAACTGCTTGATGATATCGAAGCGGAATGGGCTCTCATGCGGGACAATGACCCGGAAGATATGCACAGCTTCGGAATCGCCCAGGAAATCTACGCCATGCGGCATGAGACCTTACCCGCGCGGCTGTTTATGTCTTAA
- the ureG gene encoding urease accessory protein UreG, whose protein sequence is MCGGANHTHHPEWERKAFDRSRPMRIGIGGPVGSGKTALVEKLSKALRTRYSLAVITNDIYTKEDAEILLRQNALAPERIIGVETGGCPHTAIREDASMNFEAVDELIERFPDLQLIFIESGGDNLSAAFSPELADVFIYIIDVAQGEKLPRKGGPGITRSDLLLINKTDLAPYVGASLEVMKNDTERVREGRPYVMSNLMSGEGVSEIVHWLEHQYMDDDASAAHLHSHSHEHGTHSH, encoded by the coding sequence ATGTGTGGAGGAGCTAATCATACGCATCATCCGGAGTGGGAACGTAAGGCATTTGATCGGAGTCGTCCGATGAGAATTGGAATTGGCGGACCGGTAGGTTCAGGTAAAACAGCCCTTGTGGAGAAGCTTTCCAAGGCACTGCGTACACGTTATAGCCTTGCTGTCATCACCAATGACATTTATACCAAGGAAGATGCCGAGATTTTGCTGCGTCAGAATGCATTGGCACCAGAGCGTATTATCGGCGTAGAGACAGGCGGATGCCCGCATACCGCTATTCGTGAGGACGCCTCCATGAATTTTGAAGCGGTTGATGAGTTAATTGAACGTTTCCCGGATCTGCAACTGATCTTCATCGAGAGCGGCGGCGACAATCTCTCTGCTGCATTCAGTCCGGAACTGGCCGATGTGTTCATCTACATTATCGACGTTGCCCAAGGGGAGAAACTTCCTCGCAAAGGCGGTCCCGGCATCACACGTTCAGATCTGCTGTTAATCAACAAAACCGACCTCGCTCCTTACGTTGGAGCAAGCCTGGAAGTTATGAAAAATGATACCGAGCGGGTACGCGAAGGCCGTCCTTATGTCATGTCCAATCTAATGAGCGGTGAAGGTGTATCCGAGATTGTCCACTGGCTTGAACATCAGTATATGGATGACGATGCTTCCGCTGCACATCTGCATTCACACAGCCATGAACATGGCACTCACTCGCATTAA
- a CDS encoding urease subunit gamma: protein MHWTEQEKEKLLITVAANLARERRARGLKLNVPEAIALLTSELMERARDGMSVAELMRYGGTILTREDCMDGVPDMIPEVQVEATFPDGTKLVTVHEPIR, encoded by the coding sequence TTGCACTGGACTGAGCAGGAAAAGGAAAAACTCCTGATTACCGTGGCCGCTAACCTCGCCCGTGAACGAAGAGCACGCGGACTCAAGTTGAATGTTCCCGAAGCCATCGCCTTGTTGACCTCCGAACTGATGGAACGAGCACGGGATGGAATGAGTGTTGCCGAATTAATGAGATACGGAGGCACCATCCTGACACGCGAAGACTGTATGGATGGTGTTCCCGATATGATTCCTGAAGTACAGGTAGAAGCCACATTTCCTGACGGTACAAAACTGGTTACCGTACATGAACCTATACGCTGA
- the urtA gene encoding urea ABC transporter substrate-binding protein — translation MKKRSVKLWSILLGAVIVMTGCVEGTAPPEASGSGGTGEPAASGDTIKVGILHSLSGTMAISEVSVKDAEMLAIEEINAAGGVLGKQIEPVVEDGASDWPTFAEKAGKLLQQDKVAAVFGGWTSASRKAMLPVFEQNKGLLFYPVQYEGLESSPNIFYTGATTNQQIVPSVTWLLENRGKTFYLLGSDYVFPKTANQVIKAQLAAEGGEVVGEEYTPLGHTDYSTIISKIKAAKPDIVYNTLNGDSNVAFFKQLKDAGISSDQMTTLSVSVAEEEIRGIGADVLKGHLASWNYYQTTDTPENATFVAKYKEKYGADRVTADPIEAGYVAVYLWKAAVEKAGSTDVEKVKAAAKGLEFDAPEGKVTVDGENQHIYKTVRIGEVQEDGQFKELWNSGEPVKPDPYLKTYEWGASLSAK, via the coding sequence TTGAAGAAGAGGTCGGTCAAGTTATGGAGTATTTTGCTGGGTGCGGTCATTGTGATGACAGGATGTGTGGAGGGCACTGCGCCGCCTGAAGCTTCGGGTTCAGGTGGTACAGGAGAGCCGGCTGCATCTGGTGATACGATTAAAGTTGGCATTCTTCACTCTCTCAGCGGAACAATGGCGATCAGTGAGGTATCTGTTAAAGATGCGGAGATGCTTGCAATCGAAGAGATCAACGCCGCGGGCGGGGTTTTGGGTAAACAGATCGAGCCTGTAGTTGAGGATGGCGCTTCGGATTGGCCTACTTTTGCGGAGAAGGCTGGAAAGTTACTGCAACAGGATAAGGTCGCTGCTGTATTTGGTGGATGGACCTCTGCCAGTCGGAAGGCTATGCTCCCGGTGTTTGAACAGAATAAAGGTCTATTGTTTTACCCGGTGCAATATGAGGGATTGGAATCGTCGCCAAATATTTTTTATACAGGAGCAACAACCAATCAACAGATCGTTCCATCCGTAACCTGGTTACTGGAAAACAGGGGCAAGACGTTTTATCTGCTCGGTTCCGATTATGTATTCCCAAAAACGGCCAATCAGGTCATTAAGGCACAACTCGCAGCAGAAGGCGGCGAAGTTGTGGGTGAAGAATACACACCGCTGGGACATACCGATTACAGTACCATCATTAGCAAAATCAAGGCTGCGAAGCCGGATATTGTATACAATACGCTGAACGGAGACAGTAATGTAGCTTTCTTCAAACAATTGAAGGATGCGGGAATCTCTTCGGATCAGATGACAACCCTCTCGGTAAGTGTGGCGGAGGAAGAAATCCGTGGTATTGGCGCGGATGTACTGAAGGGACATCTGGCTTCGTGGAATTATTATCAGACAACCGATACACCTGAAAATGCTACATTTGTTGCCAAGTATAAAGAAAAATACGGTGCTGATCGAGTGACAGCTGATCCGATTGAAGCGGGATATGTGGCGGTTTATCTCTGGAAGGCGGCAGTGGAAAAAGCAGGATCAACCGACGTGGAGAAGGTGAAGGCAGCTGCCAAGGGTCTGGAATTTGATGCCCCGGAAGGTAAGGTAACCGTGGATGGAGAGAATCAGCATATCTACAAAACCGTACGGATCGGTGAGGTGCAGGAAGATGGGCAGTTCAAGGAATTGTGGAATTCTGGTGAGCCTGTCAAGCCGGACCCTTATCTGAAAACGTATGAATGGGGAGCTTCCCTCAGCGCTAAATAA
- a CDS encoding urease subunit beta, with amino-acid sequence MIPGEYRLKPDDDIICHPDRLTIRLLVLNRGDRPVQVGSHVHFYEVNAALDFDRTSAFGHRLHIPAGTAVRFEPGEEKPVELTTFGGKRQIHGFNGLTEGSADQAPDPVKLEAFLKTFSPPIQDGGEPS; translated from the coding sequence ATGATTCCTGGTGAATACCGTTTGAAGCCAGATGACGACATCATCTGTCATCCGGATCGTTTAACCATACGCCTCCTTGTCCTTAACCGCGGCGACCGCCCCGTCCAAGTCGGCTCTCACGTTCACTTCTATGAAGTTAATGCAGCACTGGACTTTGATCGCACGTCAGCTTTTGGACATCGCCTACACATTCCGGCAGGCACCGCAGTTCGCTTCGAACCCGGTGAAGAGAAACCTGTTGAACTCACGACCTTTGGCGGCAAACGCCAGATTCACGGGTTCAACGGATTAACCGAAGGCTCTGCGGATCAAGCCCCCGATCCAGTGAAACTGGAGGCATTCCTGAAGACGTTCTCCCCTCCCATACAAGATGGAGGTGAACCTTCATGA
- the ureC gene encoding urease subunit alpha encodes MKRMSREQYASMFGPTTGDAVRLADTELWAEIEHDYAVYGDESKFGGGKVIRDGMGQSTTALRSDGTPDTVITNAIIIDHWGIVKADIGIRDGHICAIGKSGNPDTMDGVHPALVIGASTEIIAGEGMIVTAGGIDTHIHFICPQQIQTALSSGVTTMIGGGTGPATGTKATTCTPGAWHIHRMLESAEAFPMNIGYLGKGNSSSTAPLIEQIEAGVIGLKLHEDWGTTPSAIDACLTAAGEHDVQVAIHTDTLNETGFLENTLAAINGRTIHTYHTEGAGGGHAPDIIRAAGESYVIPSSTNPTRPYTRNTVEEHLDMLMVCHHLDPSIPEDVAFADSRIRPETIAAEDILHDLGVFSIISSDSQAMGRVGEVIIRTWQTADKMKKQRGKLELNLDSPSDNDRIKRYVAKYTINPAIAHGIGHLVGSVEVGKLADLIIWKPAYFGVKPEIVIKGGMITFAQMGDPNASIPTPQPVFGRPMFGAYGSAIASGSITFVSQAAADAGIKESLGLKKRVEPVKGCRSVSKKDMIHNDVTPVIEVDPETYEVRADGELLTCEPADELPMAQRYFMF; translated from the coding sequence ATGAAACGAATGAGCCGTGAACAATACGCGTCCATGTTTGGACCAACAACCGGCGATGCCGTAAGACTTGCGGATACCGAACTATGGGCAGAGATTGAACATGATTATGCCGTATATGGAGATGAGAGCAAGTTTGGGGGCGGCAAGGTTATCCGCGACGGGATGGGCCAGTCTACTACAGCTCTGCGTAGCGACGGCACCCCTGATACTGTCATCACTAACGCTATCATTATCGATCATTGGGGCATTGTAAAAGCGGATATCGGCATTCGAGATGGTCACATCTGCGCCATTGGCAAATCCGGTAACCCGGATACAATGGATGGTGTTCATCCCGCACTGGTCATCGGTGCTTCCACCGAAATCATCGCCGGTGAAGGCATGATTGTAACCGCTGGCGGCATTGATACCCATATTCATTTCATCTGTCCACAGCAGATTCAGACTGCATTATCCTCCGGGGTCACGACCATGATTGGCGGCGGAACAGGACCAGCAACAGGAACCAAAGCCACCACCTGCACACCAGGGGCCTGGCACATTCACCGGATGCTGGAGTCCGCAGAAGCTTTTCCCATGAACATCGGTTACCTCGGCAAAGGCAACAGCTCCAGCACCGCACCTTTAATCGAACAGATTGAAGCGGGTGTCATCGGTCTGAAGCTGCATGAGGATTGGGGAACTACCCCGAGCGCTATCGATGCCTGCCTGACTGCCGCGGGTGAACATGATGTTCAAGTCGCTATCCATACCGATACCCTGAACGAAACCGGATTTCTCGAAAATACCCTGGCCGCAATCAACGGCCGGACGATCCACACGTACCATACGGAAGGCGCTGGTGGCGGACACGCACCGGATATTATTCGGGCCGCTGGGGAGTCCTACGTTATCCCCTCATCAACCAACCCAACACGACCGTACACACGCAACACTGTAGAAGAGCATCTCGATATGTTGATGGTGTGTCATCACCTGGACCCTTCCATCCCGGAAGATGTGGCTTTCGCTGATTCGCGGATTCGTCCCGAAACAATCGCAGCCGAAGACATTTTGCATGATCTTGGCGTGTTCAGCATCATCAGTTCCGATTCACAGGCCATGGGCCGAGTGGGTGAAGTCATTATCCGCACTTGGCAGACAGCCGACAAAATGAAAAAACAGCGCGGCAAACTTGAACTCAACCTGGATTCCCCCTCCGATAACGATCGGATCAAGCGATATGTCGCCAAGTACACCATCAATCCAGCTATCGCACACGGAATCGGACACCTCGTCGGTTCGGTGGAAGTTGGAAAGCTGGCAGATCTAATCATCTGGAAACCAGCTTACTTCGGAGTTAAACCCGAGATTGTCATCAAGGGTGGCATGATTACATTTGCCCAGATGGGTGATCCTAATGCGTCCATCCCGACACCTCAGCCCGTATTTGGCAGACCCATGTTCGGAGCTTATGGTAGCGCCATTGCCAGCGGATCGATCACCTTTGTCTCCCAAGCCGCAGCAGATGCGGGGATCAAAGAGTCATTGGGCCTGAAAAAGCGGGTTGAACCCGTCAAAGGCTGCCGCTCGGTCAGCAAAAAAGACATGATTCACAACGACGTCACCCCTGTCATTGAAGTCGATCCCGAGACCTATGAGGTACGCGCCGACGGCGAGCTTCTCACCTGTGAACCCGCAGACGAGTTGCCTATGGCACAGCGGTACTTTATGTTTTGA